The Vibrio splendidus genome has a window encoding:
- a CDS encoding class I SAM-dependent methyltransferase, with amino-acid sequence MHSYDDVFYEYINIGSVKSARVVIPYISEFINVSSVLDVGCGQGAWLSIWEDQDDIEVVGLDGGYVNSERLMIDERNFFSIDVSEKFDLNKRFSLCQCLEVAEHIKEEYSDTLIKNLCIHSDVVFFSAASSGQGGENHVNEKPYSYWKNKFHSNGYDMFDPIRPRLVKHNEVEVWYKNNIFIFVKKGTKYSDMLSDFKVESDHDIKDYASLTNRSIKFVIRLLPVRIMTFIAILKKHIFVMIYKIKRHLNVSY; translated from the coding sequence ATGCATAGTTACGACGATGTTTTTTATGAATATATAAATATTGGTTCTGTTAAATCGGCAAGAGTTGTCATTCCTTATATTTCCGAATTTATAAATGTTAGCAGCGTGCTTGATGTTGGTTGTGGGCAAGGAGCTTGGCTAAGTATCTGGGAAGACCAAGATGATATTGAAGTTGTTGGCTTGGATGGAGGCTATGTCAATAGTGAAAGGCTGATGATTGATGAGAGAAATTTTTTTTCAATTGATGTTTCTGAAAAATTTGATCTTAATAAGAGGTTTTCACTGTGTCAGTGCCTTGAAGTTGCGGAACATATTAAAGAGGAATATTCGGATACGCTAATTAAAAACTTATGCATACATTCAGATGTTGTATTTTTTTCTGCCGCTTCTTCTGGGCAAGGTGGAGAAAATCATGTGAATGAAAAACCATATTCTTACTGGAAAAATAAGTTCCATAGTAATGGTTATGATATGTTTGATCCGATTAGGCCAAGGTTGGTTAAACATAATGAAGTCGAGGTATGGTATAAAAATAATATATTTATATTTGTAAAGAAGGGAACGAAATACAGTGATATGCTATCCGATTTTAAAGTAGAGTCAGATCATGACATTAAAGATTATGCATCACTAACAAATAGATCTATTAAGTTTGTTATAAGACTCCTTCCGGTTAGAATTATGACATTTATAGCAATTTTAAAAAAACATATATTTGTAATGATTTATAAAATAAAAAGGCATCTAAATGTCTCATATTAA
- a CDS encoding EamA family transporter: MSHINLIVVLTSVAFASLGQLFLKIGAININFTKCFLNVWLSCGIICYVVGAILWIYALSQEDLIKVFPFTALTFFITYFFGYFVLGESVNKYDIFGLILIISGLLIIVNN, translated from the coding sequence ATGTCTCATATTAATTTAATTGTTGTATTAACCAGTGTGGCTTTTGCATCATTAGGACAGCTATTTCTAAAAATTGGCGCAATAAATATAAATTTTACGAAGTGCTTTCTCAATGTTTGGTTAAGTTGTGGGATAATATGTTATGTTGTTGGCGCTATACTTTGGATTTATGCTTTATCACAAGAAGACCTAATAAAGGTATTTCCTTTTACTGCGCTTACGTTCTTTATAACTTATTTCTTTGGTTACTTTGTTTTAGGCGAAAGTGTCAATAAGTACGATATTTTTGGTTTAATATTAATAATAAGTGGGTTGCTCATTATAGTTAATAACTAG
- a CDS encoding glycosyltransferase family 2 protein, which translates to MLIPKLCIVIPCYNEEDIFSYTLNCVSDLMLELIESQMISTSSYILFVDDGSRDRTWELILEASKDDFLVKGIKLASNVGHQKALFAGLSYIDGDISVTLDADLQDDIYIIRSMLESYRQGIDVVFGVRSSRDSDRWLKKTSARLFYKFISFLRIHHIENHADFRLMSRKVTSALLEHRESNLYLRGLIRQIGFSSSVVKYVRNERSLGKSKYSLKKMISLALDAITSHSIVPLRVITCLGLVISFFSFIAGINSLYIKFTGEAIDGWTSLITSIYFLGGVQLMSLGVIGEYVGRTYIESKKRPGFFIDKETG; encoded by the coding sequence TTGTTGATTCCTAAATTATGTATCGTGATTCCTTGTTATAATGAAGAGGATATATTTAGTTACACATTAAATTGTGTTAGTGATTTAATGTTGGAACTGATTGAATCCCAGATGATTTCTACTTCAAGTTATATCTTATTTGTAGATGATGGAAGTAGAGATAGAACTTGGGAGTTAATACTAGAAGCAAGTAAAGATGATTTCTTGGTGAAAGGAATTAAATTGGCAAGTAACGTCGGGCACCAAAAAGCACTTTTTGCAGGGCTGTCATACATAGATGGTGATATTTCAGTGACCCTAGATGCTGATCTTCAAGATGATATTTACATAATTAGATCTATGTTAGAAAGTTATCGACAAGGTATTGATGTCGTATTCGGTGTGCGAAGCTCTCGAGACTCAGATCGGTGGCTTAAGAAGACCTCTGCAAGATTGTTTTATAAATTTATCTCATTTTTAAGAATTCATCATATTGAAAATCATGCGGACTTTCGTTTGATGTCGCGCAAGGTCACTAGTGCGTTACTGGAACATCGAGAATCTAATCTATATTTACGAGGACTCATTCGTCAGATTGGCTTTAGTTCGAGCGTCGTAAAATACGTAAGAAATGAACGTAGTCTTGGTAAAAGTAAGTATTCATTAAAGAAAATGATCTCTTTAGCACTTGATGCTATAACCTCTCATTCAATTGTACCTTTACGTGTAATTACGTGCCTGGGGCTTGTTATTTCTTTTTTTTCTTTTATTGCAGGCATAAACTCTCTCTATATTAAATTTACAGGTGAAGCTATTGATGGTTGGACATCTTTGATCACTTCTATTTATTTTCTTGGGGGGGTTCAGTTAATGAGTTTAGGTGTGATAGGAGAGTATGTAGGGCGAACCTATATTGAATCAAAAAAAAGACCTGGTTTCTTCATTGATAAAGAAACCGGCTGA
- a CDS encoding EAL domain-containing protein: MDIKYQHFAKTSFYFAISFFFSMALLIPFTPSHYQNLTEDTSRLVETRLESIQSRFDLFLSSITPDHTCDSMVRQLRQNVFDADWVKEAAVFNKDDRFYCSTTDGEVSFRLYSTIRQRLNDALNLTTLSYSNSAITQVQSIMLIFSNKEDAGVSLMIPPHFIYDIVETNLSKHGIQAKVEVIKKDIHPSDTAPSIAKVRIQSNAYPLTITSYIGYQYYWNFLLNYLWFGFLMAGITTIIILSIKHKKQSQRSLEYSLSSALKNKHLHVHMQPIVNQNTTEIVGCESLLRWNDPIEGNVSPAIFIPLAESLGLIEELTYFVLRKVLVTLKSNQDVFESKYISVNISRNVVSNSNFSNKVISIFKRHPEILKQVVFEVTEDGECSDADMVKIRGNLTKLSNMGVRVAIDDFGTGYAGLDFVRQFPFSILKIDRVFVKNISDESSLGIPLLESMLQLSRTLGMQVIVEGVEYESQVNILSKLGVDYIQGFYFYKPMPISLTISLLRQQHKHEN; this comes from the coding sequence ATGGATATCAAGTACCAACATTTTGCCAAGACTTCGTTCTACTTTGCCATTTCTTTCTTTTTTTCTATGGCATTGCTTATCCCTTTTACACCGTCTCACTACCAGAATTTAACGGAAGACACATCGAGGCTTGTCGAAACAAGGCTTGAGAGCATTCAATCAAGGTTTGACCTTTTTCTATCAAGCATCACACCGGACCACACTTGCGACTCGATGGTTAGGCAACTTCGCCAAAACGTTTTTGATGCCGATTGGGTAAAAGAAGCGGCGGTATTCAATAAAGACGATCGTTTTTACTGCTCGACCACCGATGGCGAAGTCTCATTTCGCCTGTACAGCACCATCAGACAAAGACTCAATGACGCCCTGAACTTAACAACCTTGTCGTATTCCAACTCGGCCATCACGCAAGTTCAGTCCATCATGCTCATTTTCTCGAACAAAGAAGATGCCGGAGTGAGCCTGATGATCCCACCACATTTCATCTATGACATTGTAGAAACAAACCTGAGCAAGCACGGAATTCAGGCCAAAGTTGAGGTGATTAAAAAAGATATTCACCCTTCTGATACAGCACCGTCTATTGCCAAAGTACGAATACAATCGAACGCTTACCCGCTGACCATCACGTCATACATTGGCTATCAGTATTATTGGAACTTCCTGTTGAACTATTTGTGGTTTGGCTTTCTGATGGCCGGAATCACCACCATTATTATCCTTTCCATCAAACATAAGAAGCAAAGCCAGCGTAGCTTAGAATACTCACTGTCTAGCGCACTCAAAAACAAACACTTACATGTTCACATGCAGCCTATCGTCAACCAAAACACAACTGAAATTGTAGGCTGCGAGTCGCTGCTCAGGTGGAATGACCCTATTGAAGGTAATGTATCCCCTGCTATCTTCATTCCTCTGGCAGAAAGCTTAGGCTTGATTGAGGAGCTCACCTACTTCGTGCTGCGCAAAGTATTAGTGACGTTGAAAAGCAATCAAGACGTGTTCGAATCAAAGTACATCAGCGTCAACATCAGCCGCAACGTTGTGTCCAATAGTAACTTCTCTAACAAGGTGATCAGCATCTTTAAAAGACACCCTGAGATTCTCAAGCAGGTGGTTTTCGAAGTAACCGAAGATGGTGAATGTTCTGATGCCGACATGGTCAAAATCAGAGGCAACCTAACCAAACTATCGAATATGGGCGTAAGAGTTGCGATTGATGATTTTGGTACGGGCTATGCGGGCCTAGACTTTGTGAGACAATTCCCGTTCAGCATTCTCAAAATCGATCGCGTGTTTGTGAAAAACATATCCGACGAATCAAGCCTTGGTATCCCTTTGCTGGAGTCCATGCTTCAGTTGTCCCGCACCTTAGGTATGCAAGTCATCGTCGAAGGGGTTGAGTACGAATCCCAAGTGAACATCTTGTCTAAACTGGGCGTCGACTATATCCAAGGCTTCTATTTTTATAAACCGATGCCAATAAGCCTGACGATAAGTTTGCTCAGACAGCAACATAAGCACGAAAATTAG
- a CDS encoding lysozyme inhibitor LprI family protein, with the protein MKKVLTVVLLTCLPLLASASDDAIDCENAMNTLEINQCAAIELESAQAELDKYLAASFEHNAYDAELVASIKKAQESWQAYMTAHCDSVYTQWRDGSIRGIMALSCKTTLTKQRTHEVWANFLTYMDSTPPVLPEPKLAP; encoded by the coding sequence ATGAAAAAGGTTTTAACGGTCGTGTTATTAACGTGTTTACCTTTGCTAGCATCAGCATCCGATGATGCTATCGATTGCGAGAATGCTATGAACACGCTAGAGATCAATCAGTGTGCGGCAATTGAGTTGGAATCTGCACAAGCGGAACTGGATAAATACCTTGCAGCCAGCTTTGAGCACAATGCTTATGATGCTGAGCTGGTAGCGTCAATTAAGAAAGCTCAGGAGAGCTGGCAGGCGTACATGACAGCACACTGCGACTCTGTTTACACCCAATGGCGTGATGGTTCCATTCGAGGGATTATGGCGCTTTCCTGCAAGACGACGTTAACCAAGCAGCGTACGCATGAAGTGTGGGCAAATTTCTTAACCTACATGGACAGCACTCCACCAGTTTTGCCAGAGCCTAAATTAGCGCCGTAG
- a CDS encoding carbon-nitrogen hydrolase family protein, with protein sequence MNNVSITLIQLEVEYKNKQKNIESVSDLLEAESTVGDITLLPELFTTGYIFNDAEEIHELAEDFNDSSTIDSLTQMAAKHHTLIVAGIAEKDSGQYYNSVVVVDGSGLLHKYRKVSQTKFDKQYFSRGCELLTFELKGLKFGVAICFDIWFPEIMRAYQSVDVILHPANFGGHHSFAIAQARALEEGCHVVTCNRVGQDVVDAFTATYCGSSRTYSPKGDLMLQLNDKQSVETVSIQDLSIAPQYNGIDVEDEIQQITALLNRSTIRPLDR encoded by the coding sequence TTGAATAATGTCAGCATCACCCTTATTCAGCTTGAGGTTGAATACAAAAACAAACAAAAGAACATTGAGTCGGTCTCTGATCTTTTAGAAGCGGAATCGACAGTCGGGGATATCACTCTGTTGCCTGAATTGTTCACTACTGGATATATTTTTAACGATGCTGAAGAAATTCATGAACTGGCTGAAGATTTCAACGACAGCAGTACTATTGATTCGTTAACTCAGATGGCAGCGAAGCATCACACCTTGATTGTTGCGGGTATTGCCGAGAAAGATAGCGGCCAATATTACAATAGCGTCGTGGTGGTTGATGGTTCAGGTTTACTTCATAAATACAGAAAAGTCAGTCAAACCAAATTCGACAAACAGTATTTTTCACGTGGGTGTGAGCTCCTTACGTTTGAGCTCAAGGGCTTAAAGTTTGGTGTTGCGATTTGCTTTGATATTTGGTTCCCGGAGATCATGAGAGCGTATCAGTCGGTCGACGTTATTCTCCATCCCGCGAATTTTGGTGGTCATCATAGCTTTGCTATTGCTCAAGCGAGAGCTTTAGAAGAGGGGTGTCATGTCGTGACGTGTAATCGCGTTGGGCAGGATGTGGTTGATGCGTTTACCGCGACTTATTGTGGTAGCAGTAGAACCTATTCACCAAAGGGAGACTTAATGCTTCAGCTCAACGACAAGCAATCTGTAGAAACTGTGAGTATTCAAGATCTCTCGATTGCGCCGCAATACAATGGTATTGATGTCGAAGATGAGATCCAGCAAATAACCGCCCTGTTAAACCGTTCAACCATTAGACCGTTAGACCGTTAA